The Eubacterium ventriosum genome includes the window GTACTATAGTGGTAACATCAAAGGACACAGTACTTATTTCTACGGTACTTGCCCTAAGTGCAAAACCAAACACTAAGTGTATTTCATAAAAGGTTTTATATTAACAATATTATTTTTAAAATTTAGGAGGAAAAAAAGATGGCAAAATTTGTATGTTCAGTATGTGGTTATGTTCATGAAGGAGATTCAGCACCAGAAAAGTGCCCAGTTTGTGGTGTTCCAGCAGAAAAATTCACAAAGGTAGAAGAAGGCGAAAAGACATGGGCTGCAGAACATGTAGTTGGTGTAGCACAGGGTGCTAGCGAAGACATTATTGCAGACTTAAGAGCAAACTTTGAAGGAGAATGTTCAGAAGTAGGTATGTATCTTGCAATGGCAAGAGTTGCTCATAGAGAAGGATATCCTGAAATCGGATTATACTGGGAAAAAGCAGCTTACGAAGAAGCTGAACACGCTGCAAAATTTGCAGAATTACTTGGTGAAGTTGTAACAAACAGCACAAAGAAAAACTTAGAAATGAGAGTTGAAGCAGAAAACGGCGCTACAGCAGGAAAATTCGACCTTGCAAAGAGAGCAAAAGCTGCAAACCTTGATGCAATCCATGACACAGTACATGAAATGGCAAGAGACGAAGCAAGACACGGCAAAGCATTTGAAGGATTATTGAAAAGATACTTTGGTTAATTACGAGCAACGTTAAAATAAATAGCTTACACCTGGGAGTTTACTCACAAAGGTGTAAGCTATTTTATTTTAATGTTGTGACAATCTCCAGCGAAAAGAAGCGAAGCGGATTTGAGCTGGAGGTTGCTCGTAATTATAAGCTACTTTTTATTTTATACTTATTGGGCGACAGCCCTCCATGAAATAGCCCGTAGGGCTATGAATGGCTCGGCTTGCGCTATTGAAATTTGTCTGTATTGTTAGCTTATTTTCTTAAATACAATTGACTTCTTATGCTATATTTGCTAGTATAAAAATAGAAAAGGTGCTACCGATAGACGGTTAGCCCTGTATAATATGATTGTTTAAAAAAGTAACCACACTATTGCAAGACTGGCGGTTACTTTTTTAGTGTTTTAATTACCACTTATATCCACATGAAGTACATGTCATTGTTTTCCCAAAATTACTACCAAAAATTCCAAACAACCCTATTGATGTTGCCTTTTGTTTTGTTGTAATTTTCCTTACAGTTTCTTTACCACAAACAGGACATTTTGCTCCCTCTACCTGATTTGGTACTTTCAATTTTTGATGTAAAATTTCAGTTTTCTGCTGTATATCCTCCATCATTTTGATTACTTCTTGATTTCCATACTTCTTTTCATAGCATTCTTCTTCATATTGAACTAATCTTTTTTCAGTATCACTAATAGTATACTGAAAAGTTTTGTCATAAGCCTCTGCAAACTCACTATTAATATCATAAATACGTTGTTTCGCTCTACATTCTTTTTTCCATAATTCTATATACTCCTTTACAGTAGTATCATCAAAATTAATTTTTTTATCAAATTCAAACCATTTATTACTTGTATAGTCTGGATATCCCTTGATAATATTATGAGAACACAATTCCTTTAAAGCAACATCTATTGCTCCACAGTCATTATATATTATATTATCTTCCCTATTTGCATTTGAAGTCATAATTCCATACTCTCCTAGTGGTTTTTCTGATTCATTTAATGCTGAAAGTATAACATAATATTGGAATACACTATATACATCTATACTATAATCATACTCATAATCTTTATTTCTTTGCTCACAATACATCCCCATATTCTTATCAAACCAATTATCCAATTTTTCCTCATTTTCGTTATAATATTTATATCTATGCCAACGTGCGTTCTCTCCCATAAAATACGCATAATCAAGTTCTGGTGTATCCGAAATTTCTTTACAATGTGATAACTCTATCTTGTCGAATGCAGCGCTCCAAGCTTGGAGCGACTCTAAATTGTTAACATTCAGTTCATCTTTAGGAAATTTAATATTATTATAATTCATTATTAATTTTGCTTTCTTCTCACCTATACTCCAATCAACATACGCATATTCGAACTCATAATCATAATCTAGCATTTTCATATTATTATATTCTTCTTTTATCCGTTTTAAAGTCGGCATAGGATACCCACACTTAGGGCAACTTTCCGCACTACTAGAAACCATCGCATTACATTCTGGACATTTTATTAAAGCCATTATCTTTCCTCCTCTTTTTTCAATTTTTTATTGTTTCTCAAGTTTTAACGCCTCTGCTTTGCTTTTAAAGCACACACCACATATATGTCCCTTTTCCATGTCACCTTCATAATAATTCTCTGCATCTTCATATTTGTCAAACCATTTTTGATTCGATTTTTTCATTCTCTTTGCTGCATAACACAAATCTAATCCATTATGAATTGTCTTTTTGTCTAAATTTAACAAGTACCTTTTCATGAATTATGTTCTCCTTTGTTTTCGCTATATATGATAGTTTAAATTATATTACTTATTATGACTTGTGTCAATCGCATTACGCTATTGCCACAAGGTTTATTCTATGTTTAATTCACTCTACAATTATTGTATGGAGGTGGTTATATTGAAACCTGAATACAAACATTTATACGAAAAATTTGGCTTAAACGTTGTGTATTATAGAAAGAGAGAAAAACTTACTCAACTTCAATTAGCCGAACTTGTTGATATTGACAGAAGTCATATAAGTGCCATTGAACTAGGAAAAGTTGGAGTGTCTTTTGATGTTATCTTCAAACTTTGTGATGTACTAAAAATAACGCCAAAGGAATTATTTGATTTTAGATAAAACTAATCAATACAATATGCAAAAGAAAACTAGGAAAGCCACAAAGATTTTATTCTTATGCAACTTTCCTAGTTTTAATTTTAAATTATTACACCCTTTCCAAATTCTTCAAGAGTTCATCAATTCCCTGCTTTGAAATACCTATATAATACTTATGTGTTACTGAACTGCTACTATGCCCCATTTGATTGCAAAGCAAATGTTCGGGAGTATTTAAAGTAGCAAGAGTAGTACCATAAGTATGTCTTAAATAGTGATACTTGAAATCAATATGATATTTTTCTTTCAAAGTCCTTGTATGATACTTCATTGCATTTACTGTTTGCATTCTTCCGATTGGCATGGAATTTACTAGTTCAAGAGAAGAAATTGTATTCCCTTGAATATCTTTTATGAGTGTTTGCTTTTGTTGTCTTAATTCTGCCAATTCTGTCTTATACTTTTCCTGCTGCTGCATTAGATTAGTAAAATATTCTTTCAGTTTACTACACATATATATTTTTCTTTTGGCATTTCTTGTTTTGAGTGGCACTAATTTTATCATTCCATTCTGATACTGCATTTGTCTGTCAATCGTAATAGTACCATTTTTTAAATCTATCTTATCCCACTTTAAACCAAAACACTCATTGATTCTCAATCCGCAATACTTACCTAACAAATATGCGGTTTCTACATTCGTTCCTTTAAAATAATTATCTAACTGCTGCATTTCCTCTTTACTAAAAAATACAATGTTAGTTTCTTCATCAATCTTTAGCTTTGGCATATGTATTTTTGTATCTTTATTGGAACAAAGTTTATTATATTTATCTATGCTTAAATAATCTCTTGAATATGCTTGTCCGAAAATCAAATAGAACATTTTTAGAAATGATTGTGTATAAGAATATGCCCTATTATCTTCATAATAAAGTTCTGCCAAATAATCATTTATTTCGGCAACAGATATATCATCAACATATCTGCTGCCGAATCTGTCTTTGATATGATTCTTCCATAAACTATCCTGCTTTTTTATGGTTGTATAGGCTTTCCCGCTCCTGCCATATTCGCAGTATTCTTCAAAGACTTCTTTGACTGTTTTTCTTGTTATTTCCTTTTGTGGCTCTTTCACTATTTGAGCCTATGCAATAGCAAGACTTCTAGCTCTAATTGCTTGTTTTTCTGTTTTAAACGGTTTCCCCTCTTCATTTCTTACTCTTCTTTGTGATTTTTTCTTGCCATTGACAGTAATTACAAATCTGTAACCCCAATAGCCATTCTCCAATTGAAATACTCCTTTGTTGTTATTTGTTGTTTTCTTCATGTTAATACCTCCAAAAAGTTGTCCTTTTATTATAGAAACTTTTTAAAAGTTGTATTAACTTGTAACAAAATTGTTTTATAAACTGTCCGTTGAAACTTATAGAAAAGCCTTTGTTTATCGGATTCCCCCAATAAACCATTTAAGAAATATACATATGATTGACCATTGCATAAATGGCAAGAGACGAAGCAAGACACGGCAAAGCATTCGAAGGATTATTGAAAAGATACTTTGGTTAAGCTACAAGCTGAGTAAGTGTAAAATAAAAGTAGTTGAATGAGGATGTTTGTACCGACCCCCAAAAGTTAGACCTAAAAATCTAACAATTGGAGGTCGATATTTTTATGGCAAAATACAGTTATGAATTCAAAAAGCAGGTTATTGAAGCATATCTTAGCGGTGAAGGTGGCTATAAATACTTAGCCAAACGATATGGTGTACCTGCCTGGTCAAACATTAAGAAATGGGTTCGGAATTATGAAACTCATGGTGACAAAGGACTTATGCGTTCGCGAAAACAAGATAAATACTCTTTTGAAAAGAAGCTTTCTGTTGTAGAATTATATTTAGCAAGTGAACTCTCATATCAGGAGCTGGCTCTTCGTGAAGGAATATATAATCCCTCTCAAATCTGTAAGTGGGTAAAGGATTTCCGGATCGCCGGTCCTGATGCATTGAGACCACATAAGAAAGGTCGCAGGAAAACATTGGGTACATCAAACAAAAAGTTAAATATTGAACAAGATACAACTACAGTTCCGGTTGATACCAGTACTGAACATGTAAAAGAACTTGAAGATGAAATTCTTAAGCTTAGAATAGAGAATGCATATTTAAAAGAACTGAGGAGGCTGCGTTTAGAGGAGGAAGCTCTTCTGAAAAAACAGCGAGAATCGTCCACAGCCTCCGGGGAGAATTCAAATTAAAAGACATTCTCGCAGTTGTTGGTTTTCCAAAGGCAACATATATGTATTGGCAAAAAAGATTTGATAGAGAAAATCCAGATATAGAATTAGAAGAAAAGATTCATGAAATACATAAATGTAACAAAGATTATGGCTACCGTCGCATGTGTGGTGAACTCCGCAATCAAGGCCATATCGTGAACAAGAAGAAGGTTCAACGCATCATGCAGAAATATAATCTTCAGGTGATGTCATTTACGAGGAAGAGTCGTAAATATAGTTCTTACAAGGGTAGAATTGGAACGGTTGCTCCTAATAGAATCAAAAGAAGATTTAATACACACATACCTCATCAGAAGATTACAACTGATACAACAGAGTTTAAATACTATGAAGTAGATTCTAAAGGTAAAATGACAATGCATAAGCTATATTTAGATCCATTCATGGATATGTTCAATGGTGAAATAATAAGTTATGGAATAGATAAACGTCCTTCAGCAGCAAATGTGATGAATGCACTAAATGAAGCCATTGAGGTAACTTCTGACTGCCCATTTCGAAGGACCTTTCACTCAGATCAAGGATGGGCATATCAGATGAAAGCTTATTCACATAGACTTAGAGAAGAGAAAATATTTCAAAGCATGTCACGAAAAGGTAATTGCCTTGATAATTCAGTCATGGAAAATTTCTTTGGTCTGCTTAAACAAGAAATATACCATGGAACTGTTTATTACAGTTATGAAGAATTGAAAACTGAAATTGAAAAATATATAAGATATTACAATGAAAAAAGAATTAAAGAAAAACTAGGATGGTTGAGTCCTGTCCAATACAGACTCAGCCTCTTGGTTGCATAAAAAATGCGTAACAGATATTAAAACCTGTTACGCAATAAAAGTCTAACTTTTTGGGGTCACATCAGTTTACATACTCAGGCAACTACTTTTTATTTTATACTTATTGGGCGACAGCCCTCCATGAAATAGCCCGCAGGGCTATGAATGGCTCGGCTTATAAGTAACGTTATGACAATCTCCAGCGAAAAGAAGCGAAGCGGATTTGAGCTGGAGGTTGCTCGTAATTATAGCTACAAATCAAGCAAATATGACTCAAAAGACTGCGAAAAAGAGTACTTGTATTCTTTTTCGTAGTTTTTTTAATTTATATTTATAGGGCGACAGCCCTCCATGAAATAGCCCGTAGGGCTATGAATGGCTCGGCTTGCGCTATTGAAATTTGTCTGTATTGTTAGCTTATTTTCTTAAATACAATTGAAAGGATCTCAAAATCGCTCATAAAGTCAAGCCCTCCTTTCCCAGATTTCCTCTTTAGAAGATTTCTATGTAATCAGAGGGTTCAGTCCCTCTGTTGAAGGACTAACCGCCTACCGTTTCTTGGTAGCACCTAGTGCAAGTCTATCAAATCCATCAATAGAACTCAATGTTATTTTTCAACAAATCGTTTATATTTTGTCTTATTATTTATCTTTATTTTTTATGTTATGCAAAAAGTCCTCAATCCACAACGCTTATGTTTGTAAATTGAGGACTTGTACTTTTTTGCTATTCTTTTTCCAACACTTCCATTATAGAATCAACATCATACTCAGGTGCGAATTTACTTGCAACATTGCAAATTTTCTCAATAGTTGATACATCTTCTTCCAAATCATCAGCAATCTCTTCAATGGATTTATTTTTTACTAACTTCTTGCACACAAGCTTTATTAGTTTTATTTTTTCTCCATTCGCTCTTCCAACTTCTAGTCCGTGTTGTTCCCCTTCCTCATAGAAATCTTCTTTCCAATGAGCCATTGTTTCTTCTTCGTTGTATTCTCTCCAAAGCATATCTTCTACCTCCGATCTATGATCCTGTAGAAATTCCTTTAATACATTATTGTCCAAACAATAATCAATGGCTTTTTTTATTGCATCTTTCAATTCTAATGACTCTGCCAGGAATTCCTTTATCTTACTTACCATAATAGCATATTCTCTTAAAATTGAACACTTGGACATTAATTCTTCGTTATGTCCTGCATTTATGTTTAGCACTGTTGCAGTCCACTCAAATTCTCCATCCTTGCACGGAACCATAAATGCGTCTGACAGTTTCAGCACCTCCCTGTCAGGTCTTTTTTCATTGCCGTTGTAAAAAACATAATATTGAGGTGTAGGTATTTTAATTAATTTTCGACGAAAAACATCCAGATTGTTTCTCACTATGTAATCATTGTAAAGTTCTGCCGAATACCTGTAGCCTCTTAGTGGCATGTTATAACTCCATGTGCTTTGATGCTCATAAATAGCCATGTTCCAGTCTATAATGCATGACACGTCATTTTTCATGTTCATGTAAAAAACATCATCTAATGTGTTTATTTCCAAATCATCCGGATTTGTATAATTACTGTCATTTAATGCATTATATAATTCCAATAAGTTACCTTTGTTCTTTTCGTATCCAAATAGTTTTCTGAATACTCTGTCTTTGTGTTTTTTGCTTCCTTCCATAAACTCTCCTTTAGTTTATTCCGGGACAGCATAATATAACTAATACCTATATGGAGTCAGTAAATTAAAAAGCGAACAAGCTCATGTCACTTTTTAATTGTATTTATAATTATACATATATTATGGAAGTTTGCAACAATAAATTTATATAATTTGTTATTTAACATAATATTATCTTTAATCATAAAAGGCACTTATTTTCAAATACAACCGTATCCGAAATGAAATGCCTTTTAATTATGTTCTACTGTACTGCACAAACCACTTGTTTAGAAACTTCCCTATATACAATACTCTATTGTATATATTTCCAACATTGTTACAACAATTTAGCCAAGCGTTCATTTACTCTACCTATAAAATGATTACTTCTGTCTTTTAATACTTCCCTGCACTCCTGTTCATTATCTACACATATTTTACCATTTAAACCAAGTATTGATTTTGTTGCATCATCATCTATTCTCTTTACATAATCACTTAATTTGTCATTTAAAATATCTCTATTTTCTTCATCTGTTATGTAAATGAAATTAAATGGAGAATTTAGAAAATAACTATCATCCTTTCTCAAATCAACTCCTGATTTCTTGCTTTCTTCAGAATCTGATTTTAGTGATGCTAAAGGTATAACATGATGTTTGTGTAAACTTTCATCTATAAACGGATTTAATTCTTTTTCCTTATCTATAAGACCTTTGTATGTCATTGATAAATAATACTGACATACAACATCCCTAAAAAATGATTTAGGTGTTATTCCTGCACTATTCATCTCTAATAACAAAAATTTCTTTTCTGAATAATAATCCACTTTAAACATTTTTTCCTTTAACTCTGCTAACCACTCTGCATTTTTGGTTTCAATTGTATTAATAAGCTTTTTAATACTGGTAATAGTTCTTTCTGTTTGATCCGAATTATAATAACCTGAAAATATACTTATCCAATACCATGCTTCTAAATAGTCATACGTTCTACTATCTTCTCTGTAACTTTTGTTCGATAAAATATATGAAACAACTACTAACATTAACTTATAATTTATATCTTTAATACTTCTAACACCACATCTCATCTTGAAAAATAAAAGTGCTAAATCCAAAGCATCACATACATCTTCGCATTTATTTTTTAAGTCACAAGGTTTTATTGCTAATATTTTGTTCTTTTTAATCAATTCACTTTTAATATCATCCGGATTAAATAATCCGGCATATGAATAAAGAGACATAACATTTAAATATGCGTCAATATATGTATTAACAGGTTCTCCATTTTTATTTTCGATACATCCCATATCTATCGTGGCTATATATTTTTCTGATGTTAACTTTGCTCTAACATTTTCATTGTTTTTTAATTGTTCATTATAAATAGCCTCCGGATACTTTCTTTTCTTTTTCATATATTTTTCTATTTTATCATAATAATTTTCATCACTTTCACTTGCAAATCTTGCCATTACTAATTCAAATGTTCCTAGAGAGACTCCTCCTTCATTTAAGTTTTCATATATATTAATTGCTCTGGCTCGTTTGCTATTATCGACAATTATCTGATGTAGTTGTATATTATTTAAACAGGATACAAGATATGATCTTATATTATTTTCCCATTCACTTGCCTGTGCATCTAATTTTTCCTTAAAACTTTCATTTGGCATAACTTCCGATACTTTATCAGATATTATATTCTTCTCAAATATGCTCTTTTTTTCATTTTCAATTGAATCGTACTCTTCAATTATATCCAAACATATATTTTCTGATATTCGTTTTAAAACAGTTGATAATCCCATAGTATTCTTCCCTGTTAACCAAAATAAAGGTATTAAATACTCTTTTCCTGATGTACAATAATTAATTAAATCTGATTTTGTTGATTCCTTTTCCTTAAATGGGTTATAGCATTCATCACTATTAGCATTAAATGATATTATTTTTATTGCCTCATATATATCATCTGACAGAAATTTAGGTTCTTCTTTTTCTGCATCTTCTAAAGGAAATTGCAACTTTCTAACCTGAAAAAAATCTTCAACCTCACCTTCCATTCTTTCATATTTAGGTATTCGTAGAAAAAATCTTCTTTGTAATCCTGTTCTATTTATAAGGTTGCTTGACTTCTTTGCCATATCAAAAATAACATTAGAAAATGCATTTGTTAAAACTGTGACTCTCTGCTGTCCATCAAGTAATGCTAAAATTTTTCCGTCCATTTCAAGTTCTTTATACGTTTTTCTTTCTCTACAACCTAGCATTTTATATGCATAATCTTTCGCATCACTATCCAAAAGCAAAATACTTCCTATTGGCATTTTTGCCAATACAGATGCTATCAATCTCCCCTGTTTTTCTTCCTCCTTCCAAATAAATTTCCTTTGAAAATCAGGCAATAAAATTTCCTTTTTAACTATTTTGTCAATTAGGTTACTTAAAGCTTCTACTTTTTCATCCATACTTTTACCTCTCTAAATACTTTTTCTTTAAGTTATTTAAACAAAGCTATTTTCGCCTTGCAAAACTCATCTACATTTCCTCACTTAGTTCTTCCACTGCCTCCAGCAGCTTTTCTATTTCATTCCTTGTTGTGTACCTTCCAACACTGGCTCTTACCACGCCTCCCTTTTCTATATCCATCAAATGTTTATGTATAAGCGGTGCGCAATGATATCCTGTTCTAACTGCAATGTGGTAATCCTGGTCTAATATTGTTCCCACATCCTCTGCCTTGTAGCCTTCAATGTTAAAGGCTACAATTCCTATATGTGAATCTTCCAATGGAAGATATGTAGTTACGTTTTCTATTTTTTCAAGTCCTTTTACAAGGTATTCTGTTAATTCTTTTTCTTTTGCCTCAAAGTCACTTATTCGCCCAATTGTTTCATCTAATGCTGCCTCCATTCCTGCCACGGCAACTATGTTAGGACTTGCCGGTTCCAGCATTGCAGGTATTGTTTTTGGCATATTTAGGTTAAGTGAATCACTTCCCGTTCCTCCGGCAATAAATGGATTAATCTTTGTTCCTTTTCTTACGAAAAATCCACTGGTGCCAAATGGTCCATATAGATTCTTATGTCCTGCAAAAGCTATAAAATCTGCCATTAGGTTGTTCATGTTAATGTCTAATAATCCCAATGACTGAGAGGCATCAATAATAACCTGACTGTTATATTTTTTTGCCATTTCAGTTATCTCTTTAACCGGCAAAATATACCCGGTTACGTTGCTTATATGAGTTGCAAAAACTTTCGTAGGAGGATTCATGGAAAACATATATTCCATTTTTTCAAAATCTATTTCTAATGTTTCGCTCTTTAATGGGAGTTCTATTAAATCAAAACCATATTTTTCACTAATCAAATGTAATGGTCGCATTACTGCATTATGTTCAAAAGGAGAAACATAGCAAATATCTGCACCACTCCAATCCAAACCACCAATTATTACATTCATTGCAATTGTGGCTGATGGCGTAAGCACAATGTCTGCAACATCTTTTCCTTTTATAAGTTTCAAGGCTTTCTCTCTTGTCCGGTCTATTATTTCCGTTGCTTTTCTTGCCAGACTATAAGAGCCTCTTCCCGTATTAACTGCAAGATTTCTGTTTACATAATCCATCTCCGTATAAACAGACTCCGGCTTTGGAAAAGTTGTTGCTGCATTATCTAAATATATAGTTTTACTATTATTCTCCTTATCCATAACTTATCCCTCAAATAAATCCACTTATAATCAGTAACTTCCATTTGCATATGGCAAATCTCTTTTATTAATATCTTTCGCAAATCTTACTGTTCCATTACTTTTCAATCAATTCAATTATTTACTCAACAGTTCTTCCAGTGCCTTTACCAACACTGAAACTTTCTGATTAAGTTCCAATGTATCACCAAATTCTTCCAGTGCATCCTCTATTGCATTCTGAAGGAAATAACTTGTGCTGTCGTCACTGTCAGGTTCAAAGAATCTTTCGATTGTACTTTCCCCTGTTTTAATTGAAATCTTATTTTCTCCCTCTGTTGACTGTTCACTTTCCTTAATAGACTGAATAGTGTTTTTAACATAAGTTAACTCTTCGACAAATCTTTCATAAGAATCGTTTTTCCAATCATTGATATAAATTCCTGTAATAATTTTGCACAATCTTGAAACAATTTCATCCTCATCGTTAGTAGTCAGCTTTTCAATGTACGTCATAAAGCCTGTAATATTCTCAGCGTAAATATGTGACTTTGACTTTTCACTTTGTTTTGAATACCAGTTCTTTAAACATGCACTTAAACTTTCATCAGCCCTTGCTCCAAAAATGCTCTTAACCTGAACTGCTGTTTTCTTCTTTGCATTTACAAGATTGTTGTCCATATATTTTTTAATTTCTTCTATCTGTAAAGTAACATTTTCAAAAACTGCATCACCGCTATTGTCATGGCATATTGCCTTTGGTATTTTTTCAAAAAGAACTTCTCTTGGGTTAAGTTCTATGCCCTTAAATACTTTTCTAAAAGAGTACATTCTTTCGAAAGCATCTTCTTCCAAATAGCCCTGCTCATTTTCTTCAAAAAGCTGTTTTGTAAATGTTAAAGTATACTGGTCCAATGATCTGTACCATCTCTGCATACTTTCCACAATGTTGTTTAAGCGCTGCATTTTTGACTTCTGTTTTTTTCTTAACTCTTCGCTAAGGAAAAGTTCTTCTAAAACCTTTAGATATTTTTCTTTCTCAATACTTTCCTTTTCAATAAAAAGATAATAATCCTGTGGTTTTTCGTTAATATTGTTTAAAATACTGCTTGAAATCTCCACTTCCTTATTCTGAAGATAAATAATCGGCGTATCCTGCAGATTAATTATTTCCTTTGCAATAAAAATAGGAATTACTCCTTTTCTTGTGCCAAAATCCTTACCCAATAATTTGTTATAAAGGACCTGAAAAGAAACCTTCTTGCCTGCACATTGACCTATAAAAGCATCGATTTCTTCAATAATTCTTCTACAGCCTTCCTCCTCAGAACTGTCCCCTTTTAAAATTCCCGTATGCATAAGAGTAGCTCTAAAAATAGTTGCCTCCGAGCTTGTACCCTTTTCAAATCTATTAAGTTCTTCTTCGTTTAAAATGGCATCTATAATTAAATTTCGTGCCTTTTTAATCTGTGCTGATACGCTTTTTCTGTTAATTAATTCGTTGTTAATCTTTGGTGCATGTTCGTAGTAGCTTAAGCATATTTCACTTAAAAATCTATTAAAACTAATCTGGTTTTCAAAACACAACTCCGTCACACCATTTAATGTATTAAAATATTTGCATCTGTTATTTTCCGGCAAATATGACTTTTCAAGTTCTACATTTATTTCAAAAATCAAATCTTCCTTATATATTTCAAGTTCCTGTTGCAGAACTTTATTTTCTTCTAAAAAATCTTTATCCTTAAGCAATTTTTCCACAGCTTTTAATTTTCTAATGTTCTGCTGCTCTGAAAAGCCAAATATTTTTTCAGGATATATTACAACAAGTCTGTTATCATTTAGTTCCTTTAAATGTTCCTTAATCTGATTAACATCCCCATCTTTAAGCATAACAAGACATATAATCAGACCGTCTGCCTTATATGTTTCAAATAAATATTCTGACTTAGATGTATTTAGAAACTGCTCCGGTGTCATATATACGTACTTGAAATATCTTGTCATTGTATATTCCTGGTTGTATTTCTTTGGAAGTACATAATCAAGTTCTGACACTGTGGCAATTTCTTCCTGCCAGTTAAGGCTTAAAGGCTGCTTTTCAATCATGTTGTTCATCTGATTATCAAGATTTACGCCTACGTTATTTTTAAATGCATAAACCCCAAGCTTGCTTCTGTAGGTTACAATATTTTTGCTTTCAAGTTTTTCAAGGCTACTTACAAAATCAGCCATATTTAAACCTGTTGCCAATCTGATTTCCGTCTTTCTAACCGGAACTTCCTCATTTCTATTAATCATATGAAGAATAGCCATTGCCTTAATTATTTTTTCTTCATTTAATGATTCAGCCTTAGTTAAGGCATAGTCTGCCTTAAGCCATTCATTGTGTATGTTAGTAAGAGAAATACTGTCCCTAAACATATTTTGAAAATAGTCATAAACTACATCAACAGACAGTAATTCTTCGCTACCGTTTTCTACTATATTAA containing:
- a CDS encoding DUF262 domain-containing protein: MDEKVEALSNLIDKIVKKEILLPDFQRKFIWKEEEKQGRLIASVLAKMPIGSILLLDSDAKDYAYKMLGCRERKTYKELEMDGKILALLDGQQRVTVLTNAFSNVIFDMAKKSSNLINRTGLQRRFFLRIPKYERMEGEVEDFFQVRKLQFPLEDAEKEEPKFLSDDIYEAIKIISFNANSDECYNPFKEKESTKSDLINYCTSGKEYLIPLFWLTGKNTMGLSTVLKRISENICLDIIEEYDSIENEKKSIFEKNIISDKVSEVMPNESFKEKLDAQASEWENNIRSYLVSCLNNIQLHQIIVDNSKRARAINIYENLNEGGVSLGTFELVMARFASESDENYYDKIEKYMKKKRKYPEAIYNEQLKNNENVRAKLTSEKYIATIDMGCIENKNGEPVNTYIDAYLNVMSLYSYAGLFNPDDIKSELIKKNKILAIKPCDLKNKCEDVCDALDLALLFFKMRCGVRSIKDINYKLMLVVVSYILSNKSYREDSRTYDYLEAWYWISIFSGYYNSDQTERTITSIKKLINTIETKNAEWLAELKEKMFKVDYYSEKKFLLLEMNSAGITPKSFFRDVVCQYYLSMTYKGLIDKEKELNPFIDESLHKHHVIPLASLKSDSEESKKSGVDLRKDDSYFLNSPFNFIYITDEENRDILNDKLSDYVKRIDDDATKSILGLNGKICVDNEQECREVLKDRSNHFIGRVNERLAKLL
- a CDS encoding aminotransferase class V-fold PLP-dependent enzyme: MDKENNSKTIYLDNAATTFPKPESVYTEMDYVNRNLAVNTGRGSYSLARKATEIIDRTREKALKLIKGKDVADIVLTPSATIAMNVIIGGLDWSGADICYVSPFEHNAVMRPLHLISEKYGFDLIELPLKSETLEIDFEKMEYMFSMNPPTKVFATHISNVTGYILPVKEITEMAKKYNSQVIIDASQSLGLLDINMNNLMADFIAFAGHKNLYGPFGTSGFFVRKGTKINPFIAGGTGSDSLNLNMPKTIPAMLEPASPNIVAVAGMEAALDETIGRISDFEAKEKELTEYLVKGLEKIENVTTYLPLEDSHIGIVAFNIEGYKAEDVGTILDQDYHIAVRTGYHCAPLIHKHLMDIEKGGVVRASVGRYTTRNEIEKLLEAVEELSEEM